In one window of Deltaproteobacteria bacterium DNA:
- a CDS encoding DUF3553 domain-containing protein has translation MAKRIDYDTVLNPAQLEAVMAADGPILVIAGAGSGKTRTLVYRVARLVESGADPESILLLTFTRKAAQEMLDRAAGLADARCRFVSGGTFHSLALRVLRRHADAVGYDNAFTILDRADMEEVLRSLIPALQMPRTAPRFPKRGTLANILSKAANLQTPVEAFILEEYGQFVEVAPQIHQLGVLYAEYKKAHQLMDYDDLIISFQRLLRENRDIRSELSLQYGHIMVDEYQDTNCIQAEIVKWLAHERQNIMVVGDDSQSIYSFRGADYRNMLDFPSLFPGVKIIKLEQNYRSTQPILALTNGLMAQANEKYTKCLFTERSGGDKPKVVNTKTEHGQALIISRRIQEELAGGRSLEDMAILFRAAYHSFELEAELTRQNIPYVKYGGFKFLESSHIKDFLSHMRVLVNRDEAVSWIRILRLVRNVGMGKSQTIIRWMKKEDVSPDRIAAWPGAGKREGGLKALGDLLKNLMAPETTPRRAVEQVMAYYLPILKEKFDDYPRRQKELEQLIPMAERYKKMSGFLDDLVLDPPGSAADVEPGKKKKALTLSTVHSAKGLEWPVVFIIWVMEGRFPSSMAYRNPLELEEERRLMYVAATRAKDQLIITYPGDESPPAWSSYHGGGGGLSSFISALPADMFVHEHGSGRVSSNWGGGRKRGSMDRFTPEEGSTPFSQGQKVRHPAFGTGVVSKSMAGNKIEVFFKNAGRKLLHLEYTTLEKL, from the coding sequence TTGGCAAAACGCATCGATTACGATACTGTCCTGAATCCTGCCCAGCTGGAGGCTGTTATGGCCGCGGACGGTCCCATCCTGGTCATCGCAGGGGCAGGGAGCGGAAAGACCCGGACACTGGTGTACCGGGTGGCGCGGTTGGTGGAGTCCGGCGCTGACCCGGAATCCATTTTGCTGCTCACCTTTACCCGGAAAGCGGCCCAGGAGATGCTGGACCGGGCCGCCGGTCTTGCTGATGCACGCTGCCGGTTCGTGTCGGGCGGGACCTTTCATTCCCTTGCCTTAAGGGTCCTCCGGCGCCATGCGGACGCCGTGGGATATGACAATGCTTTCACGATCCTGGACCGGGCCGACATGGAGGAGGTACTCCGGTCGCTCATCCCCGCCCTTCAGATGCCCAGGACAGCCCCCAGATTCCCAAAACGGGGCACCCTGGCCAATATCCTGAGCAAGGCCGCCAATCTCCAGACGCCTGTGGAGGCATTCATATTGGAGGAGTACGGACAGTTTGTGGAGGTGGCGCCCCAGATACATCAGCTGGGCGTGCTCTATGCCGAGTACAAGAAAGCCCATCAGTTGATGGATTATGATGATCTGATCATCTCTTTTCAGCGGCTGTTACGGGAAAACAGGGATATCCGCAGCGAGTTGAGCCTCCAATACGGCCACATAATGGTGGATGAATACCAGGACACAAACTGTATCCAGGCGGAAATTGTGAAATGGCTGGCCCATGAACGTCAAAACATTATGGTGGTAGGCGACGACTCCCAGTCCATATATTCCTTCAGGGGGGCTGATTACCGGAACATGCTCGATTTCCCGTCCCTCTTCCCCGGGGTGAAAATCATCAAGCTGGAGCAGAACTACCGTTCCACACAGCCGATTCTGGCCCTGACCAACGGGCTGATGGCGCAGGCAAATGAAAAATATACGAAATGCCTCTTCACCGAGCGAAGCGGAGGCGACAAGCCGAAGGTCGTCAATACGAAAACAGAGCATGGACAGGCCCTCATCATCTCCCGGCGTATCCAAGAGGAATTGGCAGGAGGGAGATCCCTTGAGGACATGGCCATCCTGTTCCGGGCGGCATACCACTCCTTTGAATTGGAAGCCGAACTGACACGACAGAATATCCCCTACGTGAAATATGGGGGATTCAAGTTTCTGGAGTCCTCCCACATCAAAGACTTTCTGTCTCACATGCGGGTCCTGGTGAACCGGGACGAGGCCGTCAGCTGGATCCGGATTCTCAGACTGGTCCGGAATGTGGGCATGGGGAAGAGCCAGACCATTATCCGGTGGATGAAAAAAGAAGATGTTTCCCCGGACCGGATTGCCGCGTGGCCCGGGGCCGGAAAGCGGGAGGGGGGCCTCAAGGCCCTGGGCGACCTCCTGAAGAATCTGATGGCCCCGGAGACCACTCCGAGGAGGGCCGTTGAGCAGGTCATGGCCTATTACCTCCCGATTCTGAAAGAAAAATTTGACGATTATCCGAGGCGTCAGAAAGAACTTGAGCAGTTGATTCCGATGGCCGAGCGCTACAAAAAGATGAGCGGGTTTCTGGACGACCTGGTCCTGGATCCTCCGGGGAGTGCGGCAGATGTGGAACCCGGAAAAAAGAAAAAGGCCCTCACCTTGTCCACTGTCCATTCCGCAAAGGGACTTGAGTGGCCGGTGGTATTCATTATCTGGGTCATGGAAGGACGTTTCCCGTCTTCCATGGCCTACAGAAATCCGCTGGAACTGGAAGAAGAGCGACGGCTCATGTATGTGGCGGCCACCCGGGCCAAGGACCAGTTGATCATCACCTACCCGGGAGACGAGTCGCCGCCGGCATGGTCGTCCTACCATGGGGGCGGAGGAGGGTTGTCCTCTTTTATTTCCGCCCTCCCGGCCGATATGTTCGTCCACGAACACGGATCCGGCCGGGTATCGTCAAACTGGGGGGGCGGCCGGAAAAGAGGTTCAATGGACCGTTTCACACCGGAAGAGGGGTCGACGCCGTTTTCTCAAGGACAAAAGGTCCGGCATCCTGCATTCGGGACAGGGGTGGTCTCCAAATCTATGGC
- a CDS encoding calcium/sodium antiporter produces the protein MKSVFEERKTIILLLILFFLIGLALLYYGAEWLVKGSSALARSLGIRPIVIGLTVVAFGTSAPELVISLFSSLQDKSMIAVGNVIGSNICNIALVLGLAAVFNPLTCPRSVVQRDIMIMLGISLYLLVLLLDSRLGRIEGATLAGGIILYTYFNYWVSRREFGKESGPWVPESEDVDPQVLPPAGFRAGQLVLVMAGIAGVVIGAQVVVDSAVKIMTILGVSEKFIGLTMVAFGTSLPELATSVIAAVKKEMDISIGNLVGSNVFNIMCVLGVASLARPIPIPGGLVGSGLLVDYGVMMLTGILPWIMMRKTCILTRKDGLILLVCYGGYLLYLVMNQ, from the coding sequence ATGAAATCTGTTTTCGAAGAAAGGAAAACCATCATCCTCCTCCTTATCCTCTTTTTCCTCATCGGGCTTGCCTTGCTTTACTATGGCGCAGAATGGCTTGTCAAGGGGTCTTCAGCCCTGGCGCGCAGTCTCGGAATTCGGCCGATCGTCATCGGTCTGACGGTCGTTGCCTTCGGCACTTCCGCTCCCGAGCTGGTCATCAGTCTTTTTTCATCTCTTCAAGACAAGAGCATGATTGCGGTGGGTAATGTCATCGGGAGCAATATCTGCAACATCGCCCTGGTCCTCGGCCTGGCCGCCGTATTTAATCCCCTCACGTGCCCCAGATCCGTGGTTCAACGGGACATAATGATCATGCTGGGGATCTCCCTGTATCTCCTGGTGCTCCTGCTCGACTCAAGGCTCGGGAGAATCGAGGGGGCTACCCTGGCGGGCGGGATTATCCTCTACACCTATTTCAATTACTGGGTCTCGCGGAGGGAATTCGGAAAGGAGTCCGGCCCGTGGGTCCCCGAATCCGAAGATGTCGACCCCCAGGTGCTTCCCCCGGCCGGGTTCAGGGCCGGGCAGCTCGTCCTCGTCATGGCGGGGATCGCGGGGGTGGTGATCGGCGCACAGGTCGTGGTGGACAGCGCGGTGAAGATCATGACCATTTTGGGCGTGAGTGAGAAGTTTATCGGCCTGACCATGGTGGCCTTTGGAACGTCCCTGCCGGAGCTGGCGACTTCGGTGATCGCTGCGGTCAAAAAAGAGATGGATATCAGTATCGGAAACCTGGTTGGCAGCAACGTATTCAACATCATGTGCGTACTGGGAGTGGCCAGCCTTGCAAGACCGATCCCGATTCCCGGTGGGCTGGTGGGAAGCGGCCTTCTGGTGGACTACGGCGTGATGATGCTGACCGGAATCCTCCCATGGATCATGATGAGAAAAACCTGTATTCTTACGCGGAAGGATGGCCTCATCCTTCTCGTGTGCTATGGCGGATATCTCCTCTATCTGGTGATGAATCAATAA
- a CDS encoding putative porin: MEMRCKAMGVMVLAALLIFWPYPRPFCATVTTEDMLKRLENLSTIIQEQQKEIERLKQELMNQQKSIKEGQAVQQEEIRKAVKAETAQAVKSWNEWLPEWVRKINISGDLRLRYERIWDRGMLNQDETPAKQDPRDRGRIRVRLLLEAPITEEIDTYVMVTTNMSTHQEATTSNATFGEDFNDKGIYLARAYAEYRPHWLKGLTLGAGKFKKNFYHTDITWDPDVYPEGVYEGYRYSGSETFQPFIYLSQMVVNENNRTPDAMLYLSQAGFEWKIGPLKWILAGSYYSWSNLAGTKWMGTGEYNSGGGNTFITDSSGNIRYKYDYKLWEAISYIRFDVGPFPVSLDLDYIRNTADGVPSDEDSAYYASFKIGRDKKKGDYSLFYKYAYIEPNAVVGAMNDQDFYGANRKGHKVAVHYWPFANTLLRAAFFYTDPVSQWEKEGNPLWNADRYKMHEDRVQMDFIFKF; this comes from the coding sequence ATGGAAATGAGATGCAAGGCAATGGGTGTGATGGTGTTGGCGGCCCTGTTGATCTTCTGGCCTTATCCCCGTCCATTCTGCGCCACGGTGACCACAGAAGATATGCTGAAACGGCTCGAGAATCTAAGCACCATTATCCAGGAGCAGCAGAAGGAGATCGAACGGCTGAAGCAGGAATTGATGAACCAGCAGAAATCCATTAAAGAGGGACAGGCCGTTCAACAAGAGGAGATCCGGAAAGCGGTAAAGGCTGAAACAGCGCAGGCCGTGAAATCATGGAACGAATGGCTTCCCGAATGGGTGCGGAAAATCAACATCTCCGGCGACCTGAGACTCCGGTATGAGAGGATCTGGGACCGGGGGATGCTGAACCAGGATGAAACCCCGGCAAAACAGGATCCACGGGACAGGGGGAGGATCCGGGTGAGACTCCTCCTGGAGGCCCCCATCACCGAGGAGATCGATACCTATGTCATGGTCACCACCAACATGTCCACCCATCAGGAGGCCACCACGAGCAATGCAACCTTTGGGGAGGATTTCAACGACAAGGGAATCTACCTTGCCAGGGCCTATGCCGAATACCGGCCCCACTGGCTTAAGGGCCTGACGCTCGGGGCCGGCAAATTCAAAAAGAACTTCTACCATACGGACATCACATGGGATCCGGATGTCTATCCTGAGGGTGTCTATGAAGGTTACAGGTATTCGGGATCAGAAACCTTCCAGCCCTTTATCTATCTGAGCCAGATGGTGGTCAATGAGAACAACCGAACACCCGACGCCATGCTGTATCTCAGCCAGGCGGGATTCGAATGGAAGATCGGCCCTCTCAAGTGGATTCTGGCGGGGAGTTATTACAGCTGGAGCAATCTGGCCGGCACCAAGTGGATGGGCACAGGCGAGTACAACTCAGGGGGCGGCAATACCTTCATCACGGACAGTTCGGGCAATATCCGGTACAAATACGATTACAAGCTCTGGGAGGCCATTTCGTATATCAGGTTCGATGTAGGACCTTTTCCCGTATCCTTGGATCTCGACTATATCCGAAATACAGCCGATGGCGTTCCCAGCGACGAAGATTCCGCCTATTATGCCTCCTTCAAGATCGGCCGGGACAAGAAAAAAGGCGATTATTCACTCTTTTACAAATATGCCTACATCGAGCCGAACGCGGTTGTCGGGGCCATGAACGACCAGGATTTCTATGGCGCCAACCGGAAAGGGCACAAGGTGGCGGTCCACTACTGGCCTTTTGCGAACACCTTGTTAAGGGCGGCCTTTTTCTATACAGACCCGGTATCACAATGGGAGAAAGAGGGAAATCCGCTCTGGAACGCGGACCGGTACAAGATGCACGAGGACAGGGTGCAGATGGATTTCATCTTCAAATTCTAA
- a CDS encoding YIP1 family protein translates to MAVELVCPFCGFSKKTSEQMIPDRARWAICPRCRRKFEISPSSRETDAVAVNTPVNGGPHDTGQESATGSEREGAPWESRSGDGFVRGMYHTVKSVLFSPAVFFRRLDFSGGLGEPLAFGLLIGAVGNMFAFFWPVMMISGGLFSFGGALLGQVGAGMIFLILMVAIPVCVTLSMFIYSGVLYLLLLMVRGGKNGFEATFRVVAYSQAAQVWELVPVIGSWIGGIWQLVVQVIGLREIHGVSYLRIILAFLLPVAFLFVVIIAFVIPFLMLLVQ, encoded by the coding sequence ATGGCCGTGGAACTAGTGTGCCCCTTCTGTGGTTTTTCAAAAAAGACCTCGGAACAAATGATCCCGGACCGGGCAAGATGGGCCATTTGCCCCCGTTGCCGGCGAAAGTTTGAAATCTCGCCCTCCAGCAGGGAAACCGATGCCGTTGCCGTGAATACCCCTGTGAACGGCGGTCCCCATGACACCGGTCAGGAATCAGCAACCGGGTCAGAGCGGGAAGGGGCGCCGTGGGAAAGCCGCTCCGGAGACGGTTTTGTCCGAGGCATGTATCATACCGTTAAATCGGTGCTGTTTTCCCCTGCCGTTTTTTTCAGGAGGCTTGACTTCAGCGGGGGGTTGGGAGAACCTCTGGCCTTTGGGCTCCTGATAGGGGCCGTGGGTAACATGTTCGCCTTTTTCTGGCCGGTGATGATGATCTCAGGGGGGCTCTTTTCCTTCGGCGGCGCGCTGCTGGGACAGGTGGGGGCCGGCATGATTTTTCTGATACTGATGGTGGCGATCCCGGTCTGCGTGACCCTCAGCATGTTCATTTACAGTGGCGTTCTGTACCTGTTGCTTCTGATGGTCAGAGGGGGAAAGAACGGTTTTGAGGCCACCTTCAGGGTCGTGGCCTATTCCCAGGCGGCCCAGGTGTGGGAATTGGTACCTGTCATCGGAAGCTGGATCGGCGGCATCTGGCAGCTTGTGGTACAGGTGATCGGGCTCAGGGAAATACACGGCGTCTCATATCTCAGAATCATCCTCGCATTCCTGCTGCCGGTCGCCTTCCTGTTCGTCGTCATCATTGCCTTTGTGATCCCCTTTCTTATGCTTCTGGTACAGTGA
- a CDS encoding histidine phosphatase family protein, which produces MAGYENFPVYGHTDVNLTDVGILQMKQVAERLRLTELKAIYSSDLIRSATSARLIARHHDVPVYFLPELREMKFGQWEGLTLTDIRTRFPEELQKREDDLINYRAPGDGESIADLAARIEAVFERIRAEQQGNNVVISAHGAVNRIILCRAMGLNLERMFNIHQAYGCLNIIDYFPDTTLVRLMNG; this is translated from the coding sequence GTGGCAGGATATGAGAATTTTCCAGTATATGGCCATACCGATGTGAATCTGACGGACGTGGGGATTCTCCAGATGAAACAGGTGGCCGAACGCCTCCGTCTCACGGAACTCAAGGCGATCTATTCGAGCGACTTGATCCGATCTGCAACCAGTGCACGTCTAATCGCCCGCCATCATGATGTACCGGTTTATTTTTTGCCCGAGCTGCGGGAGATGAAATTCGGCCAATGGGAAGGCCTGACCCTGACGGACATTCGAACCCGTTTTCCAGAGGAGCTGCAAAAAAGGGAGGATGATCTGATAAACTACAGGGCCCCCGGCGATGGGGAATCCATCGCTGATTTGGCCGCGAGAATTGAAGCGGTTTTTGAGCGCATCCGTGCCGAGCAGCAGGGAAACAACGTGGTCATTTCAGCCCACGGCGCCGTCAACCGGATCATCCTCTGCAGGGCTATGGGCTTGAATCTCGAACGGATGTTCAATATCCACCAGGCATATGGCTGTCTTAACATCATCGATTATTTTCCCGACACCACTCTGGTGCGGCTGATGAACGGTTAG
- a CDS encoding type II/IV secretion system protein, giving the protein MGSSENATNIQQLPPTPDNFQDVLDKASSLRELGLNIEAIAEYKKLFFTQCQPTKIVPGLVACFAKTNSPSKIIQKIEELAAQSGMSRARLAQFSICLGVEAEKRGEKGLALEQYKAVLESDPENIQLREKIDQLNPKSALTSRYAYLLQNALVTADQLQKALSLSKKSNKSVEWVLIQEFKIRKKEVGRSLSLFYGCPFRTFDPEVPVPVELIGSLKKPFLLHDMWVPLGWSQKGVEILIDDPGDLRKTGLIRGLTKTKRIHFSVAIKEDIKAFIRYFFDRKTEDSIKDMVDELDLIPDISFEEDEDEKEMDMEEKVDESSSQVVRLVDQVIVTALRRNASDIHIEPSPVTNKTGIRFRLDGVCQEYLQVPNTLARGLLSRLKIMAGLDIAERRLPQDGKIKFRRKGIPSLDLRLATLPTAGGHEDAVLRLLAASGALKLEDMGLSERNMNVMKKILVQPYGLILVVGPTGSGKTTTLHSALGYINKPGVKIWTAEDPIEITQPGLRQVEVKPKIGLDFARVMRAFLRADPDVIMIGEMRDNETASIGIEASLTGHLVFSTLHTNSAPETVTRLLDMGLNPLNFSDALLGILAQRLVRKLCPHCRKAYHPSPDEFEELELAYGKADFARLEIEYTPDLIIYRRSKCDLCSGTGYKGRMAIHELLEGTPAIKRLVKKEAPTDQIFAHAVKEEMTTLKQDGISKVLSGLTDMAEVRRVCIG; this is encoded by the coding sequence ATGGGCTCTTCCGAGAACGCGACCAACATCCAGCAACTCCCTCCGACTCCTGATAATTTTCAGGATGTCCTGGACAAGGCGTCATCTCTCCGGGAACTCGGCCTGAATATAGAAGCGATTGCCGAATACAAGAAGCTCTTTTTCACGCAATGCCAGCCGACAAAGATCGTCCCGGGTCTCGTGGCGTGCTTTGCCAAGACAAATTCACCCTCCAAGATCATTCAGAAAATAGAAGAATTGGCCGCTCAGTCAGGCATGAGCAGGGCCAGGCTGGCCCAATTCAGTATCTGCCTCGGGGTCGAGGCGGAAAAAAGGGGGGAAAAAGGTCTCGCCCTGGAGCAGTATAAGGCCGTTTTGGAAAGCGATCCGGAGAACATTCAACTCAGGGAAAAAATCGATCAATTGAATCCAAAATCTGCTCTCACGTCAAGATATGCCTACCTCCTTCAAAACGCATTGGTGACTGCCGACCAGTTGCAGAAGGCCCTCTCTTTGTCGAAAAAGTCAAACAAGAGTGTCGAGTGGGTCCTCATACAGGAATTCAAGATACGCAAAAAAGAGGTGGGAAGATCTCTCTCCCTCTTCTACGGATGTCCTTTCAGGACCTTTGATCCCGAGGTTCCCGTACCTGTGGAACTCATCGGCAGTCTGAAAAAACCCTTTCTCCTGCATGACATGTGGGTGCCGCTGGGCTGGAGCCAGAAAGGGGTGGAGATACTTATCGACGACCCTGGAGATCTCAGAAAAACAGGTCTGATCAGGGGACTCACAAAGACAAAAAGAATCCATTTTTCTGTGGCAATCAAAGAAGATATCAAGGCATTCATCCGATATTTCTTTGATAGAAAGACCGAAGATTCCATAAAGGACATGGTCGACGAACTCGATCTTATCCCGGACATCTCTTTTGAAGAAGACGAGGATGAAAAAGAGATGGACATGGAGGAGAAAGTCGATGAATCCTCAAGCCAGGTGGTAAGGCTGGTGGACCAGGTCATCGTCACCGCCCTTAGAAGAAACGCCTCGGACATCCATATTGAACCCTCTCCGGTGACCAACAAGACGGGGATCCGTTTTCGTTTGGACGGGGTGTGTCAGGAATATCTTCAGGTCCCCAACACCTTGGCAAGAGGGCTCCTCTCCAGGTTGAAAATCATGGCCGGCCTGGACATCGCCGAAAGACGTCTTCCTCAGGACGGCAAGATCAAATTCAGGAGAAAGGGGATTCCCTCCCTCGATCTTCGTCTGGCGACGCTGCCCACTGCGGGTGGACATGAAGATGCGGTACTGCGGCTCCTGGCGGCCTCCGGGGCGCTGAAATTGGAGGATATGGGACTGAGCGAACGGAACATGAACGTCATGAAAAAGATCCTTGTTCAGCCCTACGGGCTCATCCTGGTGGTGGGCCCGACAGGTTCCGGAAAAACGACCACCCTCCATTCGGCCCTCGGGTATATCAACAAACCCGGCGTAAAAATATGGACCGCGGAAGATCCGATAGAAATCACACAACCGGGGCTGCGGCAAGTGGAGGTCAAACCCAAGATCGGCCTTGACTTCGCGAGGGTGATGCGTGCGTTTCTGCGGGCAGATCCCGATGTCATCATGATCGGCGAAATGCGGGACAACGAAACCGCATCCATCGGAATAGAAGCATCGCTGACCGGTCACCTCGTCTTCTCCACGCTCCACACCAACAGCGCGCCCGAGACGGTTACCAGGCTCCTGGACATGGGGCTGAACCCTCTTAATTTCTCAGACGCACTGCTTGGAATACTGGCTCAGAGACTTGTCAGAAAACTCTGTCCCCATTGCCGCAAGGCCTATCATCCTTCGCCGGATGAATTCGAGGAACTCGAACTGGCATACGGCAAAGCCGATTTCGCAAGGCTGGAAATTGAATACACGCCGGATCTTATCATTTATCGTCGTTCCAAATGTGATTTGTGTTCAGGAACCGGTTATAAGGGGAGAATGGCGATCCATGAGCTGCTGGAGGGTACGCCGGCCATTAAAAGACTGGTCAAAAAGGAGGCCCCCACAGATCAAATATTTGCGCATGCGGTGAAGGAAGAAATGACCACCTTAAAACAGGACGGCATCAGCAAGGTTCTGTCAGGACTCACTGACATGGCTGAGGTACGCAGGGTGTGTATCGGTTGA
- a CDS encoding response regulator translates to MPRRALVVDNDFFFVDFLEKLLQKRGYRVTKAYDGKEGLLELENGPFDILFADLIMPKIDGLQFIRIARRKYSDLNFRIVAVSGSVIEQLDELSDTEADWFVAKGPFEQMEMQINDLLDQMESGGISRKDASRFLDSGVLYPRQVTGELIETLNFQKAVIESIGLGVLVVDKDARVINATSRALEILNASPGDILNKHIVSLFPLEERPYLTDALKAVARNLGLRKVCLNIVFDAKGARLTISLLKLGKTIAGWIVAMEETNQ, encoded by the coding sequence ATGCCAAGACGGGCCCTGGTTGTGGACAACGATTTTTTCTTTGTCGACTTCCTTGAAAAGCTCCTTCAAAAGAGGGGATACCGGGTTACAAAGGCCTATGACGGCAAGGAGGGGTTGTTGGAACTTGAAAACGGACCCTTCGATATCCTCTTTGCAGATCTGATCATGCCCAAGATAGACGGCCTCCAATTCATCAGGATCGCCCGCAGGAAGTACTCGGATCTGAATTTTCGGATTGTTGCCGTATCCGGGAGCGTTATAGAGCAACTGGATGAGCTTTCGGACACAGAGGCCGACTGGTTTGTCGCAAAAGGGCCCTTCGAACAGATGGAAATGCAGATCAATGACCTCCTGGATCAGATGGAATCCGGAGGCATTTCACGCAAGGATGCGAGCAGGTTCCTCGATTCGGGCGTTCTCTACCCCCGGCAGGTTACAGGTGAATTGATCGAAACCCTCAACTTCCAGAAGGCCGTCATTGAAAGCATCGGCCTGGGCGTACTGGTGGTTGACAAAGATGCTCGGGTCATCAATGCCACGTCCCGGGCGCTCGAGATCCTGAACGCCTCTCCCGGAGATATCCTCAACAAACATATCGTTTCTCTCTTCCCCCTCGAGGAGCGGCCGTATCTGACCGACGCCCTCAAGGCGGTCGCCCGGAATCTCGGGCTCAGGAAAGTCTGTCTCAACATTGTCTTCGACGCCAAGGGCGCGCGGTTGACGATCTCGCTCTTGAAATTGGGGAAAACCATCGCCGGGTGGATCGTTGCCATGGAGGAAACAAACCAGTGA
- a CDS encoding methyl-accepting chemotaxis protein: MNRTSIKNKLILSFLALLLIVMVVVGATHQFTDDVITALGISVALALFAGIIFGGIFSKSIVKRLNSLSSVAREISHGDLSKDIPFLSSDEIRDLEEVFAAMVNDLRGIISEIQQVSAQIEKTGRELGIQIDKVLINSREIDESALAIAKGSETQSLIIQKTSLVLDRSLEQMEDAATQSARTASKANDARLKTETGEANARETLHYLEEVLKQMGGNADPVYRLSGKVEKIKMVMSVIEELSRKTDLLSLNASIEATRAGEMGKGFALVANEIRNMAENSRNSSHQIRAIVDDIFEDNRAVLEALKKSEEDINKGRGIIHGIVGTFGEMLSGVKEISSEVKEVGDAARKQVREIRGLFNQVQELSRLAQENFVSTQKTTIGTKNQKEELQEIVRAANALNGLSQKMMETQQRFRLRRA; this comes from the coding sequence GTGAATCGAACGAGCATAAAAAACAAGCTGATTCTAAGCTTTCTGGCACTGCTCTTGATTGTCATGGTGGTTGTCGGCGCTACCCACCAGTTTACGGATGACGTTATCACGGCCCTAGGCATCTCCGTGGCGTTGGCCCTATTCGCTGGGATTATCTTCGGAGGCATTTTTTCAAAATCCATCGTAAAACGGTTGAACAGTCTGAGCAGCGTTGCCAGGGAGATCAGCCATGGAGATCTTTCAAAGGATATCCCCTTTCTATCCAGTGACGAAATCCGAGATCTGGAAGAGGTCTTTGCTGCGATGGTCAATGATCTGAGGGGCATTATTTCTGAAATACAGCAGGTCTCCGCCCAAATAGAAAAGACAGGCAGGGAACTCGGCATCCAGATAGACAAGGTTCTGATCAACAGCCGGGAAATCGACGAATCTGCGCTGGCAATTGCCAAGGGCTCGGAAACCCAGAGCCTCATCATTCAAAAAACCTCCCTGGTCCTTGACAGGAGTCTGGAGCAGATGGAGGATGCGGCCACCCAGTCGGCCCGGACCGCATCCAAGGCCAACGACGCACGGCTCAAGACCGAAACCGGTGAAGCCAACGCCCGCGAGACCTTGCACTATCTGGAAGAGGTCCTCAAACAGATGGGGGGAAATGCGGATCCGGTTTACCGGTTGTCCGGCAAGGTGGAAAAAATCAAGATGGTCATGAGCGTCATAGAAGAACTCTCCAGAAAAACGGATCTCCTTTCCCTGAACGCTTCCATCGAAGCCACAAGGGCCGGAGAAATGGGAAAGGGATTTGCCCTTGTGGCCAACGAGATACGAAACATGGCCGAAAATTCCAGAAACTCATCTCACCAGATCCGGGCGATCGTGGACGATATCTTCGAAGACAACAGGGCCGTCCTCGAAGCGCTCAAGAAGAGCGAGGAGGATATCAATAAGGGCCGCGGAATCATTCATGGCATCGTGGGCACATTTGGTGAGATGCTCTCCGGGGTCAAAGAGATATCGAGCGAGGTAAAAGAGGTGGGGGATGCGGCCCGAAAACAGGTAAGAGAAATACGGGGATTATTCAATCAGGTCCAGGAGCTTTCCCGGCTCGCCCAGGAAAATTTTGTATCCACACAAAAAACCACCATCGGCACCAAAAATCAGAAAGAGGAACTGCAGGAAATCGTCCGAGCGGCAAACGCCTTGAATGGTCTGTCGCAAAAAATGATGGAGACCCAACAACGATTCAGACTCCGCAGGGCATAG